One Carassius carassius chromosome 20, fCarCar2.1, whole genome shotgun sequence DNA segment encodes these proteins:
- the LOC132096204 gene encoding guanylate-binding protein 1-like, protein MSKAGLMSTPICLVENANGSLCVCKHALEFLSRINEPVVVVSVVGPYRTGKSYLMNRLAGQQSGFALGSAVESKTKGIWMWCVPHPKKEGHTLVLLDTEGVGDVDKGDSKNDSWIFCLAVLLSSTLVYNSRGTIDNTAVENLHYVTELSEQINIRSPLSIPDGAAEGDDCHFVRFFPSFIWVLRDFTLKLEADGKKVTEDEYLEFALDLKKGI, encoded by the exons ATGTCTAAAGCCGGACTAATGTCTACACCCATATGTTTGGTGGAGAATGCGAATGGATCACTCTGTGTCTGTAAGCATGCCCTTGAGTTCCTGAGCAGGATCAATGAGCCGGTGGTGGTGGTGTCTGTGGTGGGACCCTACCGCACAGGGAAGTCTTACCTCATGAACCGCCTGGCTGGACAACAGTCAG GCTTTGCTCTTGGCAGTGCTGTTGAATCAAAAACCAAAGGCATCTGGATGTGGTGTGTCCCTCACCCTAAAAAAGAAGGACACACTCTAGTGCTGCTGGATACAGAGGGAGTTGGTGACGTGGACAAA GGAGACTCTAAGAATGACAGCTGGATCTTCTGTCTGGCTGTTCTGCTCAGCAGCACATTGGTGTACAACAGCCGCGGCACTATTGATAACACTGCAGTGGAGAATCTGCA CTACGTTACTGAGCTCAGTGAGCAGATCAACATCAGGTCACCATTATCTATACCAGATGGAGCAGCTGAAGGAGACGATTGTCATTTTGTGCGTTTTTTCCCATCATTCATCTGGGTGCTGAGAGATTTCACATTGAAGTTGGAAGCTGATGGAAAGAAAGTGACAGAAGATGAGTACCTTGAGTTTGCCCTCGATCTGAAGAAAGGTATTTAA
- the LOC132096979 gene encoding guanylate-binding protein 1-like, translated as MNRLAGQQTGFALGNTIESKTKGIWMWCVPHPNKKGHTLVLLDTEGLGDVKKGDEKHDTWIFCLAVLLSSTLVYNSLGVIDNMALEKLHYVTELTENIRVKAEESRDEDESADFMSVFPSFVWAVRDFTLQLKKGDKPITSDDYLEGALEFKKGSSTQTVQYNLPRRCLRNFFAVRKCFVLPRPASTQNMWKMEELTEKELESKFLEQANTFCHYIYNNSETKTVSGSRTITGTALGNLAEVYVEAIRSGNIPCLENAVVSLAKIQNVHAVEEALQLYMTEMFNLVQLPMCPEELSNIHTDAEKKPIEVFITVSFNDNGQIYQKHGTC; from the exons ATGAACCGCCTGGCAGGACAACAGACAG GCTTTGCTCTCGGCAACACTATTGAATCAAAAACCAAAGGTATCTGGATGTGGTGTGTTCCTCACCCTAATAAAAAAGGACACACTCTGGTGCTGCTGGACACAGAGGGACTTGGTGATGTAAAGAAG GGAGATGAGAAACATGACACATGGATCTTCTGTCTGGCTGTTCTTCTCAGCAGCACTCTAGTGTACAACAGCTTAGGGGTCATTGATAACATGGCACTGGAAAAGCTGCA CTATGTTACAGAGCTGACAGAGAACATTCGTGTGAAGGCAGAAGAGAGTCGAGATGAGGACGAGTCAGCAGATTTCATGAGTGTTTTTCCATCTTTTGTCTGGGCTGTTCGTGACTTCACTCTGCAACTGAAAAAGGGGGATAAACCAATAACATCAGACGATTATCTGGAGGGTGCATTGGAATTCAAAAAAG GTAGTTCAACTCAGACTGTGCAGTATAACCTGCCACGCCGCTGTCTGCGGAATTTCTTTGCGGTGAGGAAGTGCTTTGTCCTCCCTCGACCTGCTAGTACACAAAACATGTGGAAAATGGAGGAGTTGACTGAGAAAGAACTGGAATCAAAGTTCCTTGAGCAGGCAAACACCTTCTGTCATTACATCTACAACAATTCAGAGACAAAAACTGTCAGTGGCAGCCGTACAATTACTGGaacag CTCTGGGTAATCTTGCTGAGGTTTATGTAGAGGCGATCCGCAGCGGGAATATTCCGTGTCTGGAGAATGCAGTGGTGTCTCTGGCTAAGATCCAGAACGTCCATGCAGTGGAGGAGGCCCTGCAGCTCTACATGACAGAGATGTTCAACTTGGTTCAGCTTCCAATGTGCCCAGAAGAGCTGTCCAACATCCACACAGATGCAGAGAAGAAGCCCATTGAAGTTTTCATCACTGTGTCCTTCAATGACAATGGCCAGATCTACCAAAAACATGGTACCTGCTGA
- the LOC132096980 gene encoding guanylate-binding protein 6-like: MSCGRLMSAPVCLIENDENGQLHVRKEAKDILDGIKEPVVVVSVVGLYRTGKSYLMNRLAGQQSGFALGSTIESKTKGIWMWCVPHPYKEGHTLVLLDTEGLGDIRKIWEEDLSIDGDEIHDTWIFCLAVLLCSILVYNSLGVIDNMELEKLQYPSHTRSTKHAHTSAID, encoded by the exons ATGTCGTGTGGCAGGCTCATGTCCGCTCCAGTGTGTCTCATTGAAAACGATGAAAATGGGCAGCTGCATGTGAGAAAAGAGGCCAAAGACATTCTGGATGGGATCAAGGAGCCGGTGGTGGTGGTGTCTGTGGTGGGACTCTACCGTACGGGGAAATCTTACCTCATGAACCGCCTGGCAGGACAACAGTCTG GCTTTGCTCTCGGCAGCACTATTGAATCGAAGACTAAAGGCATCTGGATGTGGTGTGTCCCTCACCCTTATAAAGAAGGACACACTCTGGTCCTGCTGGACACAGAGGGACTTGGTGACATTAGGAAGATATGGGAGGAAGACCTCAGCATTGAT GGGGATGAGATACATGACACATGGATCTTCTGTCTGGCTGTTCTTCTCTGCAGCATTCTAGTGTACAACAGCTTAGGGGTCATTGATAACATGGAACTGGAAAAGCTGCAATATCCTTCTCACACAAGAAGCACAAAACATGCACATACAAGTGCAATAGATTGA